From the genome of Streptomyces sp. NBC_01304:
CCTCCAGCCACATATCCGCACTCATCACGTCATCCTTCCGCCTTGTCGTGTCCCGTCGTAGGTGTGACGGGTGGGGGCGCGAAAACTCATCACTCGGGTCGGACGGCGCCGCCTCGCGTCTGCTCGAGGTGGTCGAGCTTCGACGGATGTGGCTCTTCCGGAGCGACAGAACAGAGAAGCCCCGGCCTCGCCGTCAGCCATTGTGGAGACGTCTCGGATGAGGAACGATGCGTCCTTCCACCCGACGAGACCGGAGCCAGGCCTGACAAGACCCCTCGGCGGCACCAAAGGTGGGCAATCAGATGCTCAATGAGGCACCGGAAGAGGTGGGCGGGTGAACGTCACGCTGGCGCTCGCCAACAACGACGCCATGCTCGCGATCCGCTTCCTTCTCGAACTGGTCTCCCTGTTCTGTCTGGCGGTTGGGACCTGGCGCAGGGTCCCCTCCCCATGGCGTTGGCTGCTGGTCATCGCGGTGCCCGTCGCCGTGGGCTGGGCGTGGGGTTCCTTCGCCGTACCTGATGACCCGTCCCGTTCCGGTGAGAGCGACGTCCATACGCCAGGACCGGTGCGCCTGCTCCTCGAACTGACCGTCTTCTTCGGTGCGGTGGCCGCCCTCCACCTGACCGGCCTGCGCCGCGCGGCCCGTTGGCTTCTAGTGGTCATGGTCGCCTACCAAGTACTGGCCTACGACCGAATCGGGTGGCTGCTCACCCACTGAGCTCCCACCGCTCCGGTACGTTCCGCTGCGAGTCGGCGAGCCCTTCCTATCGTTCGTCCAGTCAGGGGCGTCGGGACGCCGGGACGCCGGGACGCCGGGACGCCGGGACGCCGGGAAGATCAGTGCCAACCTTCGCCGCCCCCAGCAAGCGATACCGCAGGGAGAGACCCGTGATCACCGCCACTCAAGGAGTGAAGCTCACAGCGCAGTGCGAGAGCTGCGGTGGCGAGCTGGTCCGCGACGTCGGTCAGTTCATCGACCGCGGTCGGTTGTGGTGGGGCGTTGAGGGGCATTGCCAAGCCTGCCCGAACGCATGGTGCGACATGGACACAGGCCCAGCTCCCGAAGGCATCAGGCAGGCCCTCCTGACCGAACACGGGCCCGCTCGGCTTCACCTTGCGGACAAGGACGCAGGCCTCGTTCCCGTGCTGCGGGCCCTGCGCGAGATGCAGAACCTCTCACTGGGTGAAGCACGGCTCGTGGCCGCCGACCTTGTGGAATTCGGGCTTGTCGGCACGTCCGTAGAAATGACCTTCCTGGCTGAGGGGCTACGCAACCGGTCCGTCGCCGTGACCATCTCCTCTTAGCCCGCCTGACCCTTGCTGGACCTGACCGGGACGGGTCGACGAGCGGCATTGGGAATTGCTGTCACGGGCCAGGTGCGCACCCGGCGACAAACAGCACACACAAGGGTGCGCGCACTACAAGTCCCGGAGGCCGTACCCGCGGCGCCGCCCCCGAAGCTGTCGTCACACACAGCGCGGCCAGCCACCGGCGCACTTCGGGCCGCATTCCCATGAGCCGGGGCCGGCGGGTGCTTTTCAACCCGGAGTACACGTAGGAGAGAGGTGGGAGCCATGGATGGTCAGACAAGTCAGAGCCTGTGCGGGAATCTGGGATTCGAAGGGATGCCGACGCTCTTGTTGGTGATGGCGTTCATACGGCCGGGGCGAGACAGTCTGGAGCGCAGCGCGGTGTGACTCTGCGCTGCCGATGGCGAGTTTCGCCATCGGCAGCGCAGAGGGGTGTGACGTATGGCCTCGTCCCCTGTGGAGCGAGGCGGCTGGCGGATTGCCTAGGTAGCCAGGCGGTCCACCAGCCAGGAGCCGAGCTCGTCAGTGATCAGGGGGCCTCCTGGATTCCGCGCGCCGGTCGTGGAGTCGTTGAACGGGCCTGTGCGGATATCGAGGTCCAGTTCGTTCGTGAAGTCGCCGCTTGCCAGCCCAAGAAGCCGGGGCAGCCTTGGCCACTCACCCAGGCCCTTCAGTTGACTGGCCTCCTCCTCAGTGGGCACCGTTCCGTTGTACGAGAAGTACACCGCGGTGTGGTGATCCATTCGCTGCGTCTCCATCTTGGCGAGAGCGTAACGGGCTGCCAGGGCGCCCCTGCCGATGCCTCCCACGGCCAGTGGCACACTGCCACGCTGTTCGCTTATCGCCCTGAACATGGCTTTCTGCACCGTTTCGGCCAGGGCACCGAGGCTGTCGTTGCCATCGCGGTAGCCGACCAGGATCAAGTCGAGGCCACGCCCATGCAGCGCCGCAAGCAGCGAGTATGCGCTGTGATCAACTCCGGCTTCGAACACGGCTAAGTCCGTTGCGCCTGCTTCGCCCATGCCGGCCAGAATGACCGGCTTGGCGATCCCGCTGCTGCTCGCGGGAAAGACTCTCGCCGTTCCCGACTTGAAGTCC
Proteins encoded in this window:
- a CDS encoding YrdB family protein, whose translation is MNVTLALANNDAMLAIRFLLELVSLFCLAVGTWRRVPSPWRWLLVIAVPVAVGWAWGSFAVPDDPSRSGESDVHTPGPVRLLLELTVFFGAVAALHLTGLRRAARWLLVVMVAYQVLAYDRIGWLLTH